TCGGGGGATCTGCCACGGATCTGGTATTGACAGGCGATACCCGGTTATCCGGGAGGGTGTTCGGGAGCTGACCGATCCCGGCGGGAGAGGATGATATGGCACAAGAGATTGCAACACCGGAAAGATCGGCGGAAAAAGCCGTCTCGCTCACCCCGATGCAGCGCGCGGATGAGCTGCTCCAAAAGATGACCATCGAGGAGAAGGCGATGCAGCTCTCCGCCGCGACGGTCGGCCCGCCGGGGTGACCGGGAGCCGGGCTCATGAACGGGAGGGGGGATTCCCCCCTGTCGCCCCTACTTCTGCAGCCGCTCCAGGAGCTCGTCCAGCCGTGAGTAGGAGTCCTTCATACCTTCTTCCATACCGGACTGCATCATCCCGTCGCGGTCCTCCACCGAGAGGAAGACCGACCGGCCGGTGAACCGTGTCCGGTTGCCGGGCAGTTCGTCGAACTTCCCTTCCTCGAGGATGACATGGCCGGACTCCGGGAGCCCCTCGTACTCGAAGGTCTGGATGATCCGCTCGGGGGGCGTCACATCGTGGTTCACCCCGTGGAACCCGTACTCGTTGCCATCCTTGTCCATCTGGATATACCGCCAGCTGCCCCCGTTCCGGGAATCGAACGTCTCTATCTTCGTGGTGTAACCCCGCGGGCCGATCCACTGCTTATAGAGTTCCGGGTCGGTGTGGGCCCGGAAGACGAGTTCTCGCGGAGCGTCGAACTCCCGGACAACGATCAGCTCCTGTTTTCCGGGCTCTGCCGTGATCCGGGTGGGGTTCCTCTCTTTTAAGGCCTGCTCGCCACTTCTGTGTGATTGCTCTGCCATTCTATCCATCTCCTTTCGCCCCCTCTCACTGACGTCATCCATGTTATAGGTTATCGGCCGTGCTGCAGAACCGCCGCAGGAACGCTTCAGCAGGAAAACGGCGGCATAATTCCGGCAGAAATCACACGATGAACTCCAAATTGATGGGATATCCCGGATGCAATTCGCATATTATAAGAGGGAACAATGACCATTTCAAATAAAAGCGGGTTAACATCATGGCAAAGGCAAACATTCCTGCAAAGGGAGCGATCGTTCAGAGAGACCTTGAGACGTTCTCAATCTCGCCCCACATCCCCGGGGGCTTCGCCGATCCGGCGCTTCTACGGAAGATCGCGGACGTGGCGGAGAAGTACGGCGCCAAATACCTGAAGCTCACCGGAGCCCAGAGAATCGCCATCATCGGCGTCCGTGAAGAGGACCTTGATGCGGCATGGGCCGAGTTCACCGACAGTTCCAAGGCCATCGGCCTGACCATACGGAGCATCCAGATGTGCCCCGGCACCCGGGCCTGCAAACGTGCCAAACAGGACAGCCCGGGACTGGGATTTGCCCTTGATGCGGAGTTCTACGGCAAACC
This portion of the Methanoculleus oceani genome encodes:
- a CDS encoding SRPBCC family protein, which translates into the protein MAEQSHRSGEQALKERNPTRITAEPGKQELIVVREFDAPRELVFRAHTDPELYKQWIGPRGYTTKIETFDSRNGGSWRYIQMDKDGNEYGFHGVNHDVTPPERIIQTFEYEGLPESGHVILEEGKFDELPGNRTRFTGRSVFLSVEDRDGMMQSGMEEGMKDSYSRLDELLERLQK
- a CDS encoding NAD(P)/FAD-dependent oxidoreductase, whose product is MAKANIPAKGAIVQRDLETFSISPHIPGGFADPALLRKIADVAEKYGAKYLKLTGAQRIAIIGVREEDLDAAWAEFTDSSKAIGLTIRSIQMCPGTRACKRAKQDSPGLGFALDAEFYGKPAPAKFKMGVSGCPNCCSDAWLKDLGFFGTDDGFKAVVGGKGGGTAKVGRELADGLTADQAVALARKVIAFYRENGQAPERLGATIERVGFDKFKEAVL